Part of the Cognatishimia sp. WU-CL00825 genome, CGAAGAAGCCAGCCCCAATCTGCCCGGCGTGTCAGCGAAGATTTCGCGGCCCCGCGCGGTGACCGTGCGTTATATGGATGAAAACGGCGAGATGGCTGAAAAGGATTTTGTTGGGCTTTGGGCCACATCCGTTCAGCATCAGATCGACCATATCAACGGTAAGATGTACTTTGATCACCTGAGCCGCACCAAGCGCGAGATGCTGATCAAACGCGCAAAGAAAATGCAAAGCTGATCAGGCAAGTTTGCTTGGCACATTGAGACGAGGTCATGATGCGCGTTATTTTTATGGGCACACCAGATTTTTCTGTTCCGGTTCTAGAGGCTTTGGTTGAGGCTGGCCACGAGGTGGTTGCGGTCTATAGCCAGCCGCCGCGCCCCGCTGGACGCGGCAAGAAAGAGCGCGCAAGCCCAGTTCAGGCGCGGGCCGAAGTTCTGGGTCTGCCGGTGCACTACCCGGTGTCACTGCGCACTCCAGAGGCCCTGGAGACCTTTGCAGCCTTGAATGCGGATGTTGCGGTGGTGGTGGCCTATGGGCTGATTTTGCCGCAAGCGATTTTGGATGCGCCAAAACAGGGGTGTTTGAATATTCATGCGAGTCTGTTGCCGCGGTGGCGCGGGGCGGCTCCGATTCACCGCGCCATTATGGCTGGTGATGCAGAGACCGGGGTTTGCATTATGCAGATGGAAGCCGGTTTGGACACGGGCCCGGTTTTATTGCGTCAGACGACCTCTATTGGGGCCGAAGAAACCACAGCGCAATTACATGATCATCTAAGCCAAATCGGGGCCAAGGCGATTGTGGATGCCTTGGCACATTTGCCGGAGCTAGAGCCTGTGCCGCAGGCCATGGACGGTGTGACATATGCACAAAAGATCGACAAGGCCGAGGCAAGGGTTGACTGGACACAGTCCGCCGAGGAGGTTGACCGGCAAATTCGTGGCCTATCGCCGTTTCCGGGTGCCTGGTGTGAAATCGACGGCCAAAGGGTAAAGCTTTTGGGATCGCGTCTTGCCAAGGGAACAGGCGCACCGGGCCAATTGTTAGATGATGGTTTGACTGTGGCCTGCGGTGAAGGGGCGGTGAGCTTGTTGCGTTTGCAGCGTGCCGGCAAAGGGGCCCAGGATGCCTCTGTGTTTTTGCAGGGATTTGCGCTGCCCGAGGGCAAACTGCTGGCCTAAGCCCAAGGTTACCTAGTTGCGCGGTGGGCGGGCCTTATAGACAGGTAAGCTCCAGCCAAACCACATGGACCCGGCGCGCAAAACCCATGTGGCTGCGGCGCAGATGATTAATACGGGCAGGCCGCTAAGCCCCAGTGTTGCGGCCAGTACAGCGCTGCTGGCTCCGACAAAAGCGGCAGTGGCATAGATTTCGCCCTGTTTCAGCAGAAGCGGCACTTCGTTACAGACCACGTCGCGCATCAGGCCGCCCATACAGCCGGTGCTGATGCCCATCAACACAATGATAATCGGGTTGTGACCAAGGTCCATTGCAACGCCAGTGCCAGCGGCAACCGCGACGGCAAGCGCTGCGCTGTCCAGCCACAATAATGTGCGATAGCGGCTTTCCAGAAAATGCGCGGTGAAAAACACCAAAAGCGCCGCCCCGGTGGCCAGCAAAATATAACCGGGCTGCCCCACCCAAAAGACCGGATCTCGGCCCAGCAGCAGGTCGCGCAATGTGCCGCCGCCTACCGCGGTCAGACAGGCGACAAACGCAAAGCCCACAAGGTCAAGCTGGGCGCGGCTGGCCACCAGTCCGCCAGTCAACGCAAAGATAAAGACCGAGGCAAAGTCGAGGAAACCGAGGGCGGTCATTTGCTTTTGGCAGGTTTGAACGGGGCCATGCCCGCGCGGGCCAATTCGTCGGCCTTTTCGTTTTCCGGATGTCCCGCATGGCCTTTGACCCATTCCCATGTCACGTCGTGGCGCTCTTGGGCGGCATCAAGCCGTTGCCACAGGTCAACGTTTTTAACAGGTTTGCGGGCGGAGGTTTTCCAACCGTTACGCTTCCAGCCATGTATCCACCCGGTGACGCCGTTTTTCACATAGGCGCTGTCGGTGACAATGGTCAGCTTGCTGGGTCGTTCCAGCGTTTCAAGCGCTTGGATGGCGGCCATAAGCTCCATCTTGTTATTGGTTGTTTCGGGAGCCCCGCCTGAAAGTTCGCGTTCTTTCAGAATGGTGTCGCCGTCGCTTGCGCGCAACAAGACACCCCAGCCCCCTGGGCCAGGATTTCCGGAACATGCGCCATCGGTATATGCAATTAAATTAGCCATAGAGAGGGCGATACCCAAAAGTCTTGGGGGCCGTAAAGGCTAAACTTACGCGCGTTCTGTTGCCAGCTTTCCAGCTAGCAAAACAAATACCGCTGCAAAGCTGCGTCGCATCCACTTCACCGCCGTATCAGAACCGAGTAGAAACCTGCGCGTTTGGGCTGCAAATAGGCCATAAATCATAAAGACAAAGAACGTCATAACCATAAATATGCCGCCCAAAATCGCCATTTCCGTTGGTGCCTGTGCTGGGGTTCCACTGAGAAACGGTGGCAGAAGCGCCAGGAAGAAAATCGAGAGCTTAGGGTTGAGGATATTGATCAACGCGGCGCGTTTGCAGATCTTCCAACCCGTCTGCGTTGTGGTTCCGCTGCCCAAGGAAAGCGCGCCACCGTCCCGAAGCGCCTGCCAGGCGAGATAAAGCAAATAGGCGACACCTGCAAATTTCACCAGATGAAACAACAGCGCGGAGGTATGCAGGACCGCGGCAAGTCCAAGGCTGGCGGCCACCAATGCCGGAAAAATCCCGATCGTACAACCAAATGCGGCCCAAATTGCCGCTTTGCGCCCTTGGCCTAGACCGATCGCCAGCGTGTAGATCACGCCAGTACCCGGCGCGAGCACAACCACAAGCGCGGTGAGCAGAAACTGGGTCGAAATCATTGTGGAAACGTTTCGAGGTTACGCAAAACCCGGGGCACTTTGAAATTCACGGTTTCAACGGCTGTCTCCACGATCTCGACAGTGACATCATACCTGGCTCGGAAAGCATCGATGACCTCGTTCACCAAGACTTCGGGGGCAGAGGCCCCTGCGGTAATGCCGATGCCCGTGATGCCGTCTAGGGCGCGCCAGTCGATATCGCTGCCGCGCTGGACCAGCTGAGAATATGAACAGCCCGCTTTTGCGCCCACTTCGACCAAGCGACGCGAGTTGGACGAGTTCGGCGCGCCGACAACCAGCATTGCGTCAACTTTTTCGGCCATGGCTTTGACCGCCAGCTGGCGGTTTGTGGTGGCATAGCAAATGTCTT contains:
- the fmt gene encoding methionyl-tRNA formyltransferase, with translation MRVIFMGTPDFSVPVLEALVEAGHEVVAVYSQPPRPAGRGKKERASPVQARAEVLGLPVHYPVSLRTPEALETFAALNADVAVVVAYGLILPQAILDAPKQGCLNIHASLLPRWRGAAPIHRAIMAGDAETGVCIMQMEAGLDTGPVLLRQTTSIGAEETTAQLHDHLSQIGAKAIVDALAHLPELEPVPQAMDGVTYAQKIDKAEARVDWTQSAEEVDRQIRGLSPFPGAWCEIDGQRVKLLGSRLAKGTGAPGQLLDDGLTVACGEGAVSLLRLQRAGKGAQDASVFLQGFALPEGKLLA
- a CDS encoding trimeric intracellular cation channel family protein translates to MTALGFLDFASVFIFALTGGLVASRAQLDLVGFAFVACLTAVGGGTLRDLLLGRDPVFWVGQPGYILLATGAALLVFFTAHFLESRYRTLLWLDSAALAVAVAAGTGVAMDLGHNPIIIVLMGISTGCMGGLMRDVVCNEVPLLLKQGEIYATAAFVGASSAVLAATLGLSGLPVLIICAAATWVLRAGSMWFGWSLPVYKARPPRN
- the rnhA gene encoding ribonuclease HI, which gives rise to MANLIAYTDGACSGNPGPGGWGVLLRASDGDTILKERELSGGAPETTNNKMELMAAIQALETLERPSKLTIVTDSAYVKNGVTGWIHGWKRNGWKTSARKPVKNVDLWQRLDAAQERHDVTWEWVKGHAGHPENEKADELARAGMAPFKPAKSK
- a CDS encoding LysE family translocator, producing MISTQFLLTALVVVLAPGTGVIYTLAIGLGQGRKAAIWAAFGCTIGIFPALVAASLGLAAVLHTSALLFHLVKFAGVAYLLYLAWQALRDGGALSLGSGTTTQTGWKICKRAALINILNPKLSIFFLALLPPFLSGTPAQAPTEMAILGGIFMVMTFFVFMIYGLFAAQTRRFLLGSDTAVKWMRRSFAAVFVLLAGKLATERA